A genome region from Euphorbia lathyris chromosome 4, ddEupLath1.1, whole genome shotgun sequence includes the following:
- the LOC136228021 gene encoding L-type lectin-domain containing receptor kinase IX.1-like — MSLSSSIFLHVIIAKLLIVLLIQISLTITPLATGLSFNFSSFDVDDPITYEGSATITDRSIQLTRQSTSSIGRATYNQSLYLWNKSSGNLTDFQTHFSFVIDSQGDSDYGDGLTFFLAPEGSKPPSNMVRGSTLGLTSDWQETNTTANHFVAVEFDIFDNAFDPQDYKEHVGIDVNSLQSVVNISWMTWIERGRVIDVWTVYDSRTHNLSLVFTGFRNGAQELQYLSHILDLRKYLPERVIFGFTGATGNDTALHSVLSWDFSSTLGENVVVSTKRKSKTGLAVGLGVGVGLVGVICILGLIIVYLKKSREDEEVAHILDDEFESGIGAKRFPYHELARATDNFKDENKLGQGGFGGVYKGFLRSTDSHVAVKRVSKGSNQGVKEYAAEVKIISRLRHRNLVQLLGWCHERKEMLLVYEFLPNRSLDSHLYKEHNLLIWEDRYKIAQGLASGLLYLHEEWEQCVVHRDIKCSNVMLDSNFNAKLGDFGLARLVDHGKGSQTTVLAGTMGYMAPECATTGKASRESDVYSFGIVALELACGRKPIDTSVEEDEVHLVNWVWSLYGKGKLLEAADSRLRGQFDRQQIERLMIVGLSSTHPDENLRPSIRQSIHVLNFEAALPILPPTMPVPTYFTTPANGFYNPTGSLEGGRYPSSSNGHPSDSSQFTKSAKQFIFGWDSLLELD, encoded by the exons ATGAGTCTCTCCAGCTCAATATTTTTACATGTTATCATAGCGAAACTTCTTATTGTTCTCCTCATTCAAATCTCTCTAACAATCACACCTCTAGCTACTGGATTATCTTTCAATTTCAGCAGTTTCGACGTGGATGACCCCATTACGTATGAGGGATCAGCAACAATAACAGACCGATCTATTCAGCTTACCAGGCAGTCTACTTCGAGTATCGGACGAGCTACATACAATCAATCTTTGTATCTTTGGAACAAAAGTTCAGGAAATCTCACAGACTTCCAAACTCATTTCTCTTTTGTCATCGATTCGCAGGGTGATTCGGATTATGGAGACGGGTTGACCTTCTTTCTTGCACCTGAAGGCTCAAAACCTCCTTCCAATATGGTCAGAGGCAGCACTCTTGGTCTTACAAGTGATTGGCAGGAAACAAACACTACAGCAAATCATTTTGTAGCAGTGGAATTCGATATTTTCGATAATGCTTTTGATCCTCAGGATTATAAGGAACATGTAGGTATTGATGTTAATTCTCTGCAATCTGTGGTAAATATTAGTTGGATGACTTGGATCGAACGAGGGAGAGTGATTGATGTTTGGACTGTTTATGATTCCAGGACACATAATCTGAGTCTTGTCTTCACCGGATTCAGAAATGGTGCTCAAGAACTGCAGTACCTCAGTCATATACTTGATCTGAGAAAGTACCTGCCGGAAAGGGTTATTTTCGGATTTACAGGAGCAACAGGAAATGATACTGCTTTACACAGTGTTTTATCTTGGGATTTCAGTTCAACCCTAGGTGAGAATGTTGTCGTTTCGACGAAACGGAAAAGCAAGACAGGACTAGCAGTTGGTTTGGGTGTTGGTGTTGGTTTAGTTGGTGTTATTTGTATACTTGGTCTTATCATTGTGTATCTGAAGAAATCTAGAGAGGATGAAGAAGTTGCTCATATCCTGGATGATGAATTTGAAAGTGGTATAGGAGCAAAAAGATTTCCATATCATGAACTAGCTCGAGCTACCGATAATTTTAAGGATGAAAACAAGTTAGGCCAAGGAGGATTTGGAGGGGTTTATAAAGGATTTTTACGAAGCACAGATTCTCATGTTGCAGTTAAGAGAGTATCCAAGGGGTCTAATCAAGGGGTTAAGGAATATGCGGCGGAAGTGAAGATCATTAGCCGTTTGAGGCACAGAAACTTGGTCCAACTCCTCGGCTGGTGTCATGAACGGAAGGAAATGTTACTTGTTTACGAGTTTCTGCCTAACCGAAGCTTAGATTCTCATCTTTACAAAGAACACAACTTGTTGATATGGGAGGATAGATACAAAATCGCTCAAGGATTAGCATCGGGATTGCTATATTTGCACGAAGAATGGGAACAATGTGTAGTGCACAGAGATATAAAATGCAGCAATGTCATGCTGGATTCGAATTTCAATGCTAAACTTGGCGATTTTGGGTTAGCGAGGCTTGTAGATCATGGGAAAGGATCACAAACAACAGTTTTAGCTGGGACAATGGGTTATATGGCCCCTGAGTGTGCAACAACAGGGAAAGCTAGCAGAGAGTCGGACGTGTACAGTTTCGGAATTGTTGCTTTGGAGCTAGCTTGTGGAAGAAAACCCATCGATACCAGCGTGGAGGAAGATGAAGTGCATTTGGTCAACTGGGTTTGGAGCCTTTATGGAAAAGGAAAGCTACTTGAAGCAGCTGACTCAAGACTCCGTGGACAATTTGACAGGCAGCAAATCGAAAGATTGATGATCGTCGGGCTGTCGTCTACTCACCCCGATGAAAATCTTAGACCTTCTATCAGACAATCAATACATGTGCTGAATTTTGAAGCTGCGTTGCCTATTCTCCCACCAACGATGCCTGTTCCGACTTACTTCACTACACCAGCTAATGGCTTCTATAATCCTACTGGCTCTTTGGAGGGAGGCCGGTACCCGTCTTCAAGTAATGGTCACCCTTCAGATTCCTCACAGTTTACTAAATCTGCG AAGCAATTCATATTTGGTTGGGATAGTCTGTTGGAACTGGATTAA
- the LOC136226114 gene encoding uncharacterized protein, producing the protein MKTLKHPGSWTLMHQISTNLEMIVPGSAQEVDVTINMKKKWIQKQSTKISFSGLWLQEVQKMGLRRALCRNNSGVDVKCPLTGPAKPSKSRITRMALISSMSKQNATPKAKAKQALTTPEAVPSVRNQKTTENEGSNSRAVAKTLVFGSPKKGEMNKPLKNLSAGMKKLETTSRRKQVLGYDRPLPSDTSRKQFRRREVKIRVFDGLCSNNDKVQAAKSSKYNNNKTLVPKLVG; encoded by the exons ATGAAAACATTGAAGCACCCAGGTTCATGGACCTTAATGCACCAGATCTCTACGAACCTGGAGATGATCGTTCCTGGTTCAGCTCAAGAGGTG GATGTGACCATAAACATGAAGAAGAAATGGATTCAGAAACAATCTACAAAAATTTCGTTCTCCGG GTTATGGCTGCAAGAAGTCCAAAAAATGGGTCTCCGAAGAGCACTCTGCCGAAATAATTCAGG TGTCGATGTCAAATGCCCTCTTACGGGTCCTGCAAAACCTTCAAAATCAAGAATAACACGAATGGCTCTGATTTCTTCAATGTCTAAACAAAATGCAACCCCAAAAGCTAAGGCTAAGCAGGCTTTGACTACCCCGGAAGCAGTTCCAAGTGTTAGGAACCAGAAAACAACAGAGAATGAAGGTTCAAATAGTAGAGCAGTAGCAAAAACTTTGGTATTTGGTTCGCCGAAGAAGGGCGAAATGAATAAACCTTTAAAGAACTTGTCTGCTGGGATGAAGAAGCTTGAGACCACCAGTCGGAGGAAGCAAGTTTTGGGATATGATAGACCATTGCCTTCAGACACTTCCCGAAAACAATTTAGAAGACGAGAGGTTAAAATTCGAGTTTTTGATGGTCTATGTTCAAATAATGACAAGGTCCAGGCTGCCAAATCATctaaatacaacaacaacaaaaccttagtcccgaaattagtcggctaa
- the LOC136228022 gene encoding L-type lectin-domain containing receptor kinase IX.1-like: MSLITKLLIVFPILISLTTIPLATALSFNFSSFDVDDPITYEGSATLADRSIQLTRQSTSSIGRATYNQSLYLWNKSSGNLTDFQTHFSFVIDSQGNSKYGDGLTFFLAPEGSKPPSNMVRGSTLGLTSDGQQTNTTANHFVAVEFDIFRSPFDPQAYKEHVGIDVNSLQSVANISWRAWIEQGRVIDVWTVYDSRTHNLSLVFTGFRNGAQELQYLSHVLDLREYLPERVIFGFTGATGNNTALHRVLSWDFSTTLGENVVVSKRKSKTGLAVGLGVGVGLVGLICILGLIIVYLKKSREDEEVAHILDDEFENGIGAKRFSYHELARATDNFKDENKLGQGGFGGVYKGFLRSTDSHVAVKRVSKGSNQGVKEYAAEVKIISRLRHRNLVQLLGWCHERKEMLLVYEFLPNRSLDCHLYKEHNLLIWEDRYKIAQGLASGLLYLHEEWEQCVVHRDIKCSNVMLDSNFNAKLGDFGLARLVDHGKGSQTTVLAGTMGYMAPECATTGKASRESDVYSFGIVALELACGRKPIDTSVEEDEVNLVNWVWSLYGKGKLLEAADSRLCGQFDRQQIERLMIVGLSSTHPDENLRPSIRQSIHVLNFEAALPILPPTMPVPTYFTTLANDFYNPTGSLEGGRYRSSSNGHPSDSSELTKSAVSSSTSQSLTSQSLN; encoded by the coding sequence ATGTCACTCATAACAAAGCTTCTTATTGTTTTCCCCATTCTAATCTCTCTAACAACCATACCTTTAGCTACTGCATTATCTTTCAATTTCAGCAGTTTCGATGTAGATGACCCCATTACGTATGAGGGATCAGCAACGCTAGCAGACCGATCTATTCAGCTTACCAGGCAGTCTACTTCGAGTATCGGACGAGCTACATACAATCAATCTTTGTATCTTTGGAACAAAAGTTCAGGAAATCTCACAGACTTCCAAACTCATTTCTCTTTTGTCATCGATTCGCAGGGTAATTCGAAATATGGAGACGGGTTGACCTTCTTTCTTGCGCCTGAAGGATCGAAACCTCCTTCCAATATGGTCAGAGGCAGCACTCTTGGTCTTACAAGTGATGGGCAGCAAACAAACACTACAGCAAATCATTTTGTAGCAGTGGAATTCGATATCTTCCGCAGTCCTTTTGATCCTCAGGCTTATAAGGAACATGTAGGTATTGATGTCAATTCTCTGCAATCTGTGGCGAATATTAGTTGGAGGGCTTGGATTGAACAAGGCAGAGTGATTGATGTTTGGACTGTTTATGATTCTAGAACACATAATCTCAGTCTTGTCTTCACTGGATTTAGAAATGGTGCTCAAGAACTGCAGTACCTCAGTCATGTTCTTGATCTGAGGGAATACCTACCCGAAAGGGTTATTTTCGGATTTACAGGAGCAACAGGAAATAATACTGCTTTACACAGGGTTTTGTCTTGGGATTTCAGCACAACCTTAGGTGAGAATGTTGTCGTTTCAAAACGGAAAAGCAAGACAGGACTAGCAGTTGGTTTGGGTGTTGGTGTTGGTTTAGTTGGTTTGATTTGTATACTTGGTCTTATCATTGTGTATCTGAAGAAATCTAGAGAGGATGAAGAAGTTGCTCATATCCTGGATGATGAATTTGAAAATGGTATAGGAGCAAAAAGATTTTCATATCATGAACTAGCTCGAGCTACCGATAATTTTAAGGATGAAAACAAGTTAGGCCAAGGAGGATTTGGAGGGGTTTATAAAGGATTTTTACGAAGCACGGATTCTCATGTTGCAGTTAAGAGAGTATCCAAGGGGTCTAATCAAGGGGTTAAGGAATATGCGGCGGAAGTGAAGATCATTAGCCGTTTGAGGCACAGAAACTTGGTCCAACTCCTCGGCTGGTGTCATGAACGGAAGGAAATGTTACTTGTTTACGAGTTTCTGCCTAATCGAAGCTTAGATTGTCATCTTTACAAAGAACACAACTTGTTGATATGGGAGGATAGATACAAAATCGCTCAAGGATTAGCATCCGGGTTGCTATATTTGCACGAAGAATGGGAACAATGTGTAGTGCACAGAGATATAAAATGCAGCAATGTCATGCTGGATTCGAATTTCAATGCTAAACTTGGCGATTTCGGGTTAGCGAGGCTTGTAGATCATGGGAAAGGATCACAAACAACAGTTTTAGCAGGGACAATGGGTTATATGGCACCTGAGTGTGCAACAACAGGGAAAGCTAGCAGAGAGTCGGACGTGTACAGTTTCGGAATTGTTGCTTTGGAGCTAGCTTGTGGAAGAAAACCCATCGACACCAGCGTGGAGGAAGATGAAGTAAATTTGGTCAACTGGGTTTGGAGCCTTTATGGAAAAGGAAAGCTACTTGAAGCAGCTGACTCTAGACTCTGTGGACAATTTGACAGGCAGCAAATCGAAAGATTGATGATCGTCGGGCTCTCGTCTACTCACCCCGATGAAAATCTTAGACCTTCTATCAGACAATCAATACATGTGCTGAATTTTGAAGCTGCATTGCCTATTCTCCCACCAACGATGCCTGTTCCGACATACTTCACTACACTAGCTAATGACTTCTATAATCCTACTGGCTCTTTGGAGGGAGGCCGGTACCGGTCTTCAAGTAATGGTCACCCTTCAGATTCCTCAGAGCTTACTAAATCTGCAGTATCATCATCTACTTCTCAATCACTTACTTCACAGTCCCTAAATTGA